CGAAGCAAGAAGCTGAACGAAACCAACAGCAATCATGGCACCATGTGGACTCATATCCCCAAGTGTCTGTCTAAAAACAATAACTGCATAATATATAAATGCATTAGCCCCAGAAAAACGTTGGAAAAACATGAGGCCACACGTTATAGCAATGGGTTTGTAGAGTCTCGGTGTGAAAACACTGTTTCGAAATGTCAATTCATATTGTTTAGCTCGTGAAGCAAGTACATTTGTCTTGATAACTTGTAATTCCTGTTTGATATCAACATGAGATCCACGTAGCCATTTGAGACTGCCTGCAGCCTCCTCGTCTCTGCCATTGAGTACGAGATATGAGGGGGTTTCAGGTATAAAAAGAGTTCCAACAAACAGCATAGTCGGTGCTATTGCAACAACCAATGCACTCTGTCGCCAATTGAGGTATGAGCCAGCAATGTAGGATGATAAAACACCAATATGACCGACGACCTTGAGCATTGCTGATAAACATCCCCTAATACCGGGTACGGAGATCTCAGATATGTAAACCTGCGATGGAAATTTATGATGTgtcattttaataaaaataatttcataaattcattgattattcgTGACAGATTATTTGGTGGGGTTATTTTACTGATTGAAATTTATGGATTATATTACCTGTGCAACCATTGTGATTACTGCACAACAGAGACCTCCGATAAAACTCGTTGTGAATACAAGTTCAACGCACGGTGCAATACCAGTTAATAACCAAACAGCTGCTAAGGGCAAGGACGTAAGTCTCAGGGCTAGTCGACGACCACGTCGCATTATCCAGTCTCCAATCATTGCACCAAACCATGCACCCAACATCGAGAGAGATGCCACCCATGAGACTTCCTGCTTCGTCACTGAGAACGCCCACCTGTGTGATtcgaatcatattttttttttagtttttgatttttaaattcctcTGGGTATATTTGTGAGAAATTATTCACGATTAAATCATCTGTTAGCTGTGTCTTACCATGTATTGTTCGGAGGTGATGGATACAGATGTGGTTGTGAGTCGAGAATGGAATCCAGTGCAGGGGATGTGTATCCTTTTGCCAGCCCGCAGGACAATGTGCCCATTGACAGGGCGAGAGTTGCTAATACCTACGATAAAAAGGGGATATCAATGAGAATAGATCAGGATATTTACGTCGTGGGGATACCCATTCGGATTTATAAGTAATTTGACGAGACCATTCTTCGTGGCGAAATATTCTTACGGAAGATTAGAAATTACTGACAGGAAGATACATCaggaaaatatatattgaCTTTATTAAataagaggatttttttaaatgagttAAGgagtattataatttttcgaacttttttcttcgattttatccacccggagagaaaaatgcttgaaaaattaacgaattaagaaaaaatgctCCATCATTtatactgaatattgttttgactggcaaatCACGAAATAAACAcgtaattgttaaataatttgtctctctgtgcagGAGAAATTGCTGCGATTTTCATTCAGGATCTAGAACATTATAACGGAGGACTATCGAAGGAAATAGGAGAGactttgtaattaaatttacaaagtCAGAATTGATAGTCTTCCGTTACGAGACCgtcaatcgataaaaatttgagTCATTTCCATTGAATATAATCGAacagaagttgaaaaaaatcactattACCCATTATTtgtccaattaaaaatttattgtaatcTTCAATGGAACATCATGATAACGTGATGACCAATGTAACATCCCTGTACATATTTGCATCAGATACAATGCTCAATCTGTTATACAATGCTCAATCTGGTGAAAGGGGTTGGCAGATTGAAAGCCACCGACGTGTACTCGCTTCCTGAAGAATACTGAAcacatatttttctctcactgaGAATCAACGTATTGCGTGGGTCACAATACTGCCAAGACACCCACATACCCCTTCCCCAGTGTCCAAATGCGGCAAGTATGCGGAGTATAACCCACCCTGGCGCCATGAACAAATGTTACCAACACTGACCCACCTACGTTTGTATATCATTGCTCCcatatctccaatttttttattatttttcatttcacgtgTACGTAAGGGATTCACAAGTGAACGTGTCGTACTATCTATCGATATAACTCGGGTAATACAGCATTGCGGACTATATTTCACGGCTCGATTTTCTCGTAAAGTAAATCAACTTGCGCACGTACGCACAAAACTGATTTTAATCTGACTTTATTCCTTTCCATTACaccataaatttgaattttatatcTCGGTTTGtcgatattattattgttctcTCTTCTTCTGTTCAGTGAAAATTGCATTGAAATTACGATGAAAGATAATCGCCGAGAAAGAGAATAATGACGACCTAATTTTCTTCTTAGTTTGCGCTGATGAGATTCgagtgaaaatgaaataaaactgAAGAATAATCATAAAATGTAATTGAACATTGAAAGGGGCCGGTAATCGGCTTGGATTCTTATCAAGGTCCGTATGATCGTTCACATTTATGCGATATAACTCgagattttggggaattttcaCTACTATCGCGAGCTTGTTatttgactttttttatttcatggaaaattgaCATTTCGACAAGAATGAACCTCCATCATCTATTCAGGCTCGACAATTTACTGGAACCAAGCCCGTACGATTGTTCCAAAGATTATTGGTTCAATTACTGTCCGTTCGACTGGAATCGGTTTCATGATTACTCGTTGGAAATAGAATTCTACCATTTCGTTATTAAATTTATCTATTATTATTCTCGTcgattattggaaaattaattcgtttgggttttattttttttccagcgggGGATTATCGTTTTTCTCACTTTAAGTTT
This DNA window, taken from Diachasmimorpha longicaudata isolate KC_UGA_2023 chromosome 8, iyDiaLong2, whole genome shotgun sequence, encodes the following:
- the LOC135165009 gene encoding facilitated trehalose transporter Tret1-like isoform X2; the encoded protein is MPRASMVHMTSTATRPQHLSQVLATLALSMGTLSCGLAKGYTSPALDSILDSQPHLYPSPPNNTWWAFSVTKQEVSWVASLSMLGAWFGAMIGDWIMRRGRRLALRLTSLPLAAVWLLTGIAPCVELVFTTSFIGGLCCAVITMVAQVYISEISVPGIRGCLSAMLKVVGHIGVLSSYIAGSYLNWRQSALVVAIAPTMLFVGTLFIPETPSYLVLNGRDEEAAGSLKWLRGSHVDIKQELQVIKTNVLASRAKQYELTFRNSVFTPRLYKPIAITCGLMFFQRFSGANAFIYYAVIVFRQTLGDMSPHGAMIAVGFVQLLASLLSGFLIDIVGRLPLLIASTVFMSLALAGFGSYAYYNSMSQNFTYNDPTLMGKHDWIPLLCVLVFTTALALGISPISWLLIGELFPLEYRGLGSSISTSFSYICAFFGIKLFMDFQQLLGLHGAFWFYAAVAVCGLCFVVCCVPETKGKQLDEMNPDYAQAR
- the LOC135165009 gene encoding facilitated trehalose transporter Tret1-2 homolog isoform X1 translates to MSVHHKYYVTTVPEEAENGFRMPRASMVHMTSTATRPQHLSQVLATLALSMGTLSCGLAKGYTSPALDSILDSQPHLYPSPPNNTWWAFSVTKQEVSWVASLSMLGAWFGAMIGDWIMRRGRRLALRLTSLPLAAVWLLTGIAPCVELVFTTSFIGGLCCAVITMVAQVYISEISVPGIRGCLSAMLKVVGHIGVLSSYIAGSYLNWRQSALVVAIAPTMLFVGTLFIPETPSYLVLNGRDEEAAGSLKWLRGSHVDIKQELQVIKTNVLASRAKQYELTFRNSVFTPRLYKPIAITCGLMFFQRFSGANAFIYYAVIVFRQTLGDMSPHGAMIAVGFVQLLASLLSGFLIDIVGRLPLLIASTVFMSLALAGFGSYAYYNSMSQNFTYNDPTLMGKHDWIPLLCVLVFTTALALGISPISWLLIGELFPLEYRGLGSSISTSFSYICAFFGIKLFMDFQQLLGLHGAFWFYAAVAVCGLCFVVCCVPETKGKQLDEMNPDYAQAR